The sequence ACTTCAGTGAAGTAGTAAATCCAGTGGAAAAAATACCCATTTGctgtcactcaaacacacaaagcaatgtccCTTAAAAAGTACAATATTGACCCCATGGCGCCACCCTGTGGCGTCACTTCAGGTAGGAACACAGTTCcctctgtttcatttcactgacatCAATTGGTTGAAGCATTCTTCAACCTTTTTTGACGATTATAATTCTGAAGAGTTTTCTCTTTCCTCATCTTCCACAAatctgcagggggagagggttCTTAGTGTCAGTAACTGTTTCATATGATAAGCTTTTGTTAGACCACAATCAGTCAGGCTGAATCTGACGTTAGAAAGAGGTAAATCCTCCCTTTACCTTGAACTGGCGTTTGCTGAAGCCGAGCCAGTATGGGAAATCAAACAGCGAATCGGAGTGATAGTTCAGGACGAAGGAAGTGTCCTTCCAAAATGGCTTCACTTTCCGCCCGTCCACAAGTATGTGAAAGTTGTCTCCCATCCAGTTCTGCAGCACCTCACTCAGGTCGATCTGCAAGATCACGCCGAGGTGAGCAGCGCGTGGGTGGGGACAAGTAGAATATAAGGAGAAAGAATTCACACTCATTGCTTTACCGTAAACCTTAGCACTGGATTCAACAATACCAAAGACGTTTCTTCCCCTGCCTTATACATTTTCACTAGTCCCTGTTCAGTAACGAAAAGGGGACAAATGGTAGCCAATTCCATAACATGTTAACATGCAAGACAAAACAATCAATGATAACTTAGACAGTAGGTATTTTAGCGAATGCAGGCCTACATAATTTTCTTACTTAAATGTGGACGCTACATATAAAAAGTTCTGGTTGGTATGCCAATCTTCTTCTAGCGTCGGAAAACAAACTTCTAACATTCTAAGTGGTGTACACAAATGTGGTAAGCATGCACCTACATCCACTGTGTAGCTCTCCCCAGCCACAGAGGATATAGTCTGGTCCAgtcctctctctatctcccacTTGATAACAGGGTTACTCCCGTTGATGACCACGATGTACTGCTGAAGCACTGAAACAGAGCATACAAGGTCATCTTCAAACGTCTCTTccaattacaaatgaaaaccacaaGATGAAAAAGGCTAAATTCAACAATAAAAGTGGATTACAATACCAAACCATAATATGTTGCTTGTTCAGCATCAAATCGTCTTAAATACGTTGATTATATGAAGGAAGCCTAGTAATATTtagattatattacattactggcatttagcagacgctctgatccagagcgacttacagtcaattacaggtttttatgttatccatatatacagctggatatttattaaggcctttgtgagttaagtaccttgcccaagggtacagcagcagtgtccccgtGGGGTAtcgtcctgctccttaaccactatgctaccctgccGATTTAGatattaattacattcattcatgtaaTGACAATgagtggaagagagaaaaatcaatgcGCAACCTATTACAGTAGAATGAAATGCACGTGAGGTAGGTTACATGTCTGGCTACCTTTTGCTGCTTTCTCTGCCTTCTTTGACCATGCAGAATTGTCTTCGTAAGCTGAGACCAGGACACAAATGCGTTGCGACGTTAGGCTTCGTCGTACGTGCATGTAATCTCTCAGGGTATGGATTTTGATTTCCCTACAAGAAAACAATGACAAGATGATGACTTTCGAAAGCAAACATAATGGTACTAAGTAAGcagatatttctgtttcaaaCTTACCGTCCTGGTGAATCCTGGAAGATAACTTTCCCTTTTGCACTTTTGATTTCGTCTATGAACACGCAACAACTGTGGGAGTCGTATTTAACAAATCTGTATCCCGTCCCGCGGACCTCCACCGTGAAATCATCAGGAGGGTTCCTCAAAAAGTCCTCCAGCTCAATAACGTCAATGACAAACTGTGAATCTTTGTCACCCGACATGACTATTTCATAGTCTCTTTCCTCACAACTCCAACAACAGGAATGTTACGCTGTCTGAGCTTTCGCCACTCTTGCTTTTCTACTGTCAGACGTGTACACGTCCTCCCACGTGACGCGGAGATATGCTTGACTGCACGGTGACACGGAACCAGAAAGCGAGGCTTTGTTAGTGGTATTTTTGCCtaatgaacaataataaaagCTATGCAACAGGTTTATTTGTTAAGAATGATTGCGGGAAATTGTTGCACCTGTGGGGAAATTACTAAATTGGGACACTGCAATTTCATTGCACAATATTACAAGCACGTGTACAAATAAAACGAGTCATATCTCCAAACCTGATCCCATTTTATTTCGTTTTATccactttaatttatttttcaccaaAATTCCAAATAGATTGTTGGAACATTAACGTGATCATTGTTTTACTTTTCTCAAAGTACTTATGATTTGTTTGAGTTAAATGTTATATTGTAAATCAAAAGAAGAAGACCAGTACAGGCTTACTTACAGGAGTCTgcagaaaaattatttttaaatacacaagCAAATATTAAAGGTACCATGGTACAACTGAGAAGCAATGCACATTCGTCATTTTAAGTGGCTTTCTTAAGGTGCAGTGAGACATAAGTCATTCACTGTTTAAACAAGGGTTATGTTATAACACATGCTTAAAATAGCATATACCCCGTAGCAAGGGTAGCCATGTTGTTTTCTAGTATTTGATGtattgaaaagaaattaaaaaaggaacactATACACCGACTTGCATTTTGTATTCAGGTTGATGTACTTGATTATATGTTTTAATAGCCTTATCCAGGCGTCcacaaaataatgcaattaaTAACTTCAATTTCTCAAAACCTTCCTAATTTGTCATGTTAACAGTATGTTTTGCTCTCAGATGGGGTTGTAAATTAAGTATTTAAAAGACCTTCACATCAATCTTGCAGCCAATGTCACAATAGCTTAAAGTTACAGGACAACACCTGCTGTGTATGATAACACTGTAGTATCAATCCATAATACAAACTTTATTTCGCAGAACACAGTTTGTGAGGAATGTGTCTTATTATAAAAGCTcagtttcatctgttttttataTAACACACAATATATTGGTGTGTTGCATTGTGTAATATTCATGTGCTGACTGTAAAGATATCTTGGCTAGATCTTCTTGAAGGGAGATTCTTTTTATCTTAATGGGCTTCCTGGTTAAAGGAAGGAAATGAATTtaggaaataaaagaaatacatcTTCTTATGAATCTATCTCAGTGAACCAGTGGTTCTCTTCATTATTCCACATAAACACCTTGGCACTGCACACTCTAAAACACAAGTAAGCTTTTTTGAGGTGGATGTTGGATGCCCTGCATGCTGAGCAGATAAaagttgtgtttttgaaatctGTTTGGATTATGAGTTAACCAACATTCTTTCATCATATCCATTCATGTGAAGCCTTGTTGACGCATATTTCAGCACAGATTGCCAAGAGTTTGATTTCCAAGTCACCAGATTGGCTGTGCCTATTCACACGTATGTTAAAACAAATTTGATCGTGGAAAAAACCATCTAACCTAGTTTTTTGTAAACAATGGGAAATGTAGTAATACTGCAATACTATACACTTTTCTTGGGCATCGTGAGTAAATGGTCCTTGACTTAATGAAGAATCACTGATCCCTGACAACTTAATAAATATATGTtcatattctgtttgtttttttttacataatttaaattgtTGCTGGGCTGAGTGAAAATCCCTGGGTTTAAGCCCCACGGCCatgtacaaaatatattcacaaGGAGCAGAACACTTTCttgaatgtgatgtaaattaATGGCCAATAAAGCAGATGCCTGCGTGGCATGTAGGGCAGGTAGGGACACCTGCAATCCTATGGAAGTGTGCACATGCCCTGGTTAAGTAAGATTTCAATCTTTAAGAGCAGTTTTTGTTAATATTACAGCAGAAATGCATCGTTAATTCACATTTTATGGCCTTCAGATAAAGCTGTTTACCTCTCTGCCTAGTTTAACtattcctttctcttttctgtgtttttttttccaactatCATCTAGTTTTGCCTTTCCCTAGCCTTGTTTTGTACCATGTACATTAGGCAAATTCTCCACTTTGTATGGtacaaaattaaaaactcaaaaaaaaaacaacaaaaaaaaaaacaaacaaacagtgccAAGGGGCCTTTTAAATTAAGTTGTGAGAGTGTTTAGGACAGGATTGGATGTTGGGGTTCAGTCTATTCCACATGTTTCCTTGCGATTGGCATGACACAGCAACATATCAATCCATGCCATTTGGTCCATGCTTGAAAAGCTAAGGACTCAGGtctaaaacattcaaatttcTAGgagcattgttttgtttttatttttactcctTATATATCTGATGGTGTCTTATATATATCTGGTGTTTGACAGGGCAGATCAATTTACCTGTCCACAGTGAACAAAATGCAGTGAAGAGTGGGTCATGTTTTTAGTTACCCTTTCCAGTAATTCCTGAAGCAACAAAttactgcatgtgtgcattacTGAGTAAATATTGTAGGACTACGAGggttagttttcattttttgccatgGATGTCAATGAAATGCATTGGCTTTTGGGGCCTAGAGTGTTAGGGCATTGTCAGTGCGTCATAATGGTTAAAAAGCTCCTGccatttcaacatttgtttttcacaagGACAGGAGGAATCATaggcatttttttttggaatgaatcAACTGCCAAAACATAGCAATATGGAATATCATGGCAATAAGACCAATCCTCTTTCAAAACATGTTGTGGTTATAAAAGAATTAAAACAAGTGTCGTTCACAAAATGGAGCAGTCTTCACTTGGAAAGTTCACTTGGAATTCATTCGCACAAAGCAGAATGTTAAAAGAGACTCGACTAACGACAAACTTAAAACACGACCAACCAAAGTGACAGCATTCCTGACAGAAGAAATGTAGAAAGCAAACACTGCTAGACAATGTGATAACCTGTCTGACGTGTTGCAGAAACATTGTTTGAACATTATCTTTGATAGAGTGCTGTATGGCAGGGGGTAGGGAGGTATCACCTGAAAAGAACCTCCACCCTCCCACTGCTGATAGGTAAAGAGATGTAATGTGCAGTGTGACACTTGAACTGTTATCTTAGTTGTTTTAGTTGTGAGTCACTCTCTCGGTTTTTGTAACAGTCAAGGGCGTAGCCTCAAAGTTTGTTAgatgtatctgtttttttcttgtccatgtttttcagtccttttgtcatttaattCATTCTTGGCTCTTTTACGATAGCTCTCACAAAcccatgtttaaaaaacaagtCTAGATCCAAGGAAattctgaaatataaaaaaatatgcaatggCGTAGTTCCTAAGCCGTGCATGTTGCATTGACTTAGATGTTGATCTAGGCACGCACTTGTGTTCTCAGCAAtatgtttggcactgacacatgttcatatgtggttagtggtgtcgTGTTGTCGTGTTCATGctactttattagatgcactgagtaagttgctttggataaaagcatctgctaaatgacgataatgatATGTAATGTGATGGTTTTATCCACATCATAGTAAAGAAACCTCTATGAAACATATTTGGTGTCTCTCATCAATGTTAAGTTTCAGTACAGATATCTATGAGATTCAGAGACTTCCTCAATATATACAATCCACACAAAACCTCACCACTTCaactgtttttacagtttagTATTTTTCCTCACGGGgaacactgtatttttttgtagCTAAGCTGCTATAGTTTAGCTTCTACTAAACTGCCATCATGTTATCTTGATGTGGGCTGAAATACGACAATATGAAGCTATTACACCGCTATTATGTGTCATGTCTTCAGGGCATATGGGCTCCCTCTCTTACTGTTCTGCTTTCCCATGTCTCCAGATTTTGGACTCCAAAGCTCATTTTAATACGAACCACAAAAGATAACTCATAAACTGATCAGTATGGaggctctgctctgctcaggaCTCAAGGCAATCTCAAGCGAATCCTCAGCCAGTATTTTCCGGAGAACATACAGGTGGTGTGGGAGGAAATAAAGACTTGTGGCCATCTCATTTTCCCTTATCTGACGACGTTGTTTTATGGAACCAGAcatgacttttttctttttcacctgTTAGTAACGGATTCCACTgacatgtttgcatttaattactttcaggattagatttatttatttaatgtactaTACCAGATTTGCTCTGAAGGTTTCTGAAATCTTTGGTCCCTAGAGGGGATATTCAGCACTTTTCTTCATTGACATCTGAGGGGGGTTTGCACTTCATATGTAGCGTATGTTTTGTATGTAACTGAGAGGAGTTTCATTATGACATCTCTTAGTCCACAAACTGGTATAATTtgaattattattcatgtcattatttttagtattatcttcattgctgtttttttcttgggtTTTCTATGTTTGATGCTTTCATATTCATAATTGTGTTCTCATCCCATATTCTAGTGTCAGATCCGTAAATGTGCAAGCATTGTAAGTGTACAACCTTAATCTGTGAGGAAACTGCATAATtatgtgattacattttgtaattatcaCACAATAATCCTCATTATTTCCAATCTCTGCCTGAAAATGAGTGTAGAATGTTTCTGAATAACTCGCTGTGGTACATTGATGGCTGGCATTTCCTTGAATCAATCCATGGGTTTATATTCTCTCATGTGGTGGTTTCTTGGTGTCATGTTCTTCTAAGAAGGTGTGCTAATATTTCAGTACAGCAATTTGTATCCCCCCCAGTACAATATAGTATGTATGAGGGGGAGAAtaatttagaaatgaaaaagcaTATTGAACATGCATATATATCCATGTTCAATATGCTTTATGTAATAAAAGTATTATGTTTGAACTTTggaatcattttcattgttaagTGCCGTAAAAGTTAAGTGGGCTTAATGTCAAAAGCAAAGTTCCAATGACACCTAAATATCTACAGTTGAATATTTGAATAGTTGAATCGTTTTCTTACAGAAtacatgttttctttgcagCCTAGCCATGAATGACGCATTCATGCAAGTGACCTTGAATggtattttatgaaatgttagAGGTCTCcacctgttgcctttttaattACAGGAGTAGGACGAAAGAGTTGCACAACTTGTGCTTTGAGAGTTTCAACAGCAGACTGCAAACATTGACACCCTATGCCTCAGAAACGAAAGTGAAACTCTCCTCAGTCACGGGGGCAGTCAAACAATCATACAACTGTGTTAAGGATAACACAGAACATTGTATTGGTGGGGATATAATGATTATTCCCTTGACTGCCATTTAATTTCCCCCCTTGTGTATCCTgaagagaaatttaaaatgttatgtcCTTGGTAATGTCCATGAGGACTAGCAGCAGCCTTATTAGAGGGACTACATTCATTGACATCTGCCTGCACTGAAATACGCTAAAACTAAACTGTACTTTTATAAATGACTGCAATGGTGCACTtaaacagcagcacattttGACCAAAGTTTTGTAAATCTCACATCTTTCACTGTAGATGTTCATGTAATGTTGGTAAATGACTGTTGAAATGGATAAATCAATTAAAGAATGGCTTTGAAGTGGAAGATTAGCTTTAGATTTGCTTTGTGTCTCAAATGCATTATGTCAGATAGTACCAAAGCCTTATTATTCAAAAAAATAccagggaagagaaaaaaaatagaacaaaaacaTGGGTTATGTCCACACAGTGTTAGCCTCAAATGCTCACACTGGCACAACCAAAGAGCCTGAAATGTTGAAAAGTTAATTATTAATTCCCTCAGGTTTTGCCATTCTGAAATTGGCTGgcaaataatgataaaatagttgcaaacacagaaatacatttgaaagaGCCAAATTGGAGATTCTACAGAGGGTCCCCAaggaaacaaattaaaatgtaataaataaaaaaagttcaaatcaaaaagtttttaaaaagtaaaaaagttaCAGGGTAACTGCAAGGCAACATACAAATAAGCCACACTGGATGGATGTGCATGTATTTACACCGAGTGACAGAGTGATAGCATAATGTTCGGggaacaaaactaaaaaatgaataaatcagggA comes from Megalops cyprinoides isolate fMegCyp1 chromosome 3, fMegCyp1.pri, whole genome shotgun sequence and encodes:
- the LOC118774506 gene encoding mesenteric estrogen-dependent adipogenesis protein-like codes for the protein MSGDKDSQFVIDVIELEDFLRNPPDDFTVEVRGTGYRFVKYDSHSCCVFIDEIKSAKGKVIFQDSPGREIKIHTLRDYMHVRRSLTSQRICVLVSAYEDNSAWSKKAEKAAKVLQQYIVVINGSNPVIKWEIERGLDQTISSVAGESYTVDIDLSEVLQNWMGDNFHILVDGRKVKPFWKDTSFVLNYHSDSLFDFPYWLGFSKRQFKICGR